In Paenacidovorax monticola, the genomic window CGGTTCTCGTAGTAGGTTTCGGTGGTGCAGCGCTGCACGTTCTGGTACTGCGGCGGGCCGCTGCCCTCTATCTGGTTGCCCAGGATGGCCCCGCCGATCAGGCCGATGGCGGTGGCGGCCGCGCGGCCGCCGCCCTTGCCCACGGCGTTGCCGGCCGCACCCCCGGCGATGGCACCCATCACGGCGCCCGCGCCCGAATTGGGCGAGCCGCTGTAGACGGTTTCGTTGCCGCACACCTGGCGGGGAATGGCCACCTGCTGGAGGATGGGGGTGGACGACAGCACCCGGCCCTGTTCCTGGGCGAATGCCGCGCCGGCCACGCCGGCCAGCACGGTCAACAGCACGATTCTTTTCATGGAGAAACTCCTTTCGGTCTGGCTACAACGCGCCAACTGCCCAAAAAGTTTAGGCGGCACGCGTCAAGCAAACGGGGTGGCTGCGTAAATCTTGGTAAAGACCTGTGATGCAGTGCCCGCCCGCGCCGCTTTTTTCGTCTGTACCCTGGTGGGAGTCAGATGGGGCCGCCGAGTTCGCTCCAGCGGGAGGCATCGAAGCCCACGGTGGTGGCGCCGGACGCCCATTCGACCACGGGCCGCTTGATGACGCTGGGCTGCGCCTGCATCAGCGCCGCGGCGCTGGCCGCATCGTGCACGGCGGCCTGGGTGGCGGCGTCGAGCTTGCGCCAGGTCGTGCCCTGGCGGTTCACGAGCTTTTCCCAGCCCACGGCAGCGATCCAGCCGGGCAGGCGCTCGGCGGGGACGCCCTGTTTCTTGAAATCATGGAACTGGTAGGCCACGCCCTGGTCGGCGAGCCAGGCACGGGCTTTCTTCACGGTATCGCAGTTGGGAATGCCGTAGACGGTGGTGGTGGGGGTACTCATGTCCGTAATGATGCGCGATGCCCCGCTCGGCGACAATCCAGCCCTGTATGCACACCCAATTCGACACCCTGGACGGCTGGCTCGCCCACTGCGAGCGCCTGCACCCCAAGAACATCGACATGGGCCTGGACCGCGTGCGCGCCGTGGCGCGCCGCATGGGCCTGCGCTTCGACTGCCCTGTGATCACCGTGGCCGGCACCAACGGCAAGGGCTCGACCTGCGCCATGCTCGAAGCCGTGGCCCTGCAGGCGGGCTACCGCACGGGGGTCTATACCTCGCCCCACCTCGTGCATTTCGAGGAACGCTGCCGCATCCACGGCGAGATCGTCAATGCTTCCGATCTGATAGCGCACTTCGAAGCCGTGGAGCGCGCCAGGGTGCAGAATGGCGATGAGGTGTCGCTCACCTACTTCGAGTTCACCACGCTGGCCATCCTGCGCCTCATGAGCCTGGCACGGCTGGACGTGGCCATCCTGGAGGTGGGCCTGGGCGGGCGGCTCGACGCCACCAACGTCATCGACGCCGACTGCGCCGTCATCACCAGCATCGACATCGACCACACCGAGTTCCTGGGCCCCGACCGCGAGAGCATCGGCCGCGAGAAGGCCGGCATCATGCGCACGGGCAAGCCCGTGATCGTGGGCGACCCGATGGCGCCGCAGAGCGTGATCGACCACGCGCTCGAAATCGGTGCCGACCTGTGGCGCTTCGGCCATGATTTCAATTTCTCGGGCGACAAGCAGCAGTGGGGCTGGGCCGGGCGTGGCCGGCGCTACGCCGGTCTGGCCTACCCGGCGCTGCGTGGCGCCAACCAGCTCGTGAACGCCTCGGGCGCCCTGGCGGCCCTGGAGGCGCTGCGCCCGCGCCTGCCCATCACGGCCCAGGCCGTGCGCACGGGGATGGCCATGGTGGAGCTGCCCGGGCGCTTTCAGATCGTGCCCGGCCAGCCCACGCTGGTGCTGGACGTGGCGCACAACCCGCATTCGGTGGCGGCGCTCACGGCCAACCTCGACGCCATGGGCTTCTTCCCGACCACGCACGCCGTGTTCGGCGCCATGGCCGACAAGGATCTGGCCCCGATGCTGGCCAAGATCGGCCCGCTGATCGACCGCTGGTACTTCACCGACCTGCCCACGCCGCGCGCCGAAAGCGGCGCCGGGCTGCAGCAGAAATGGAATGCCCTGCAGATCGTGGCCGGCGGGCGCCGCGAGGTGGCCACCAGCGTGCACGCCGACCCCGAGCAGGCCCTGCAGGCCGCCGTGTCCGCAGCCGACCCGGCTGATAGAATCGTGGTCTTTGGCTCGTTCTACACGGTGGGTGGCGTTTTGAAGCATGGGACGCCCCGGCTGCACGCCAAACATTTGGGCGCCTAAACCGCTCTCCACGAGTCTGCACTCCATGGCATTTTTCAAGTTTCCTTGGCCCGGCCAGAAGGAGCAGAGCGACAAGCCTGCCAAGCGCTCCCGCACGCCCCAGGCCGAGAGCATCGAGGTCATGCGCCGGCGTGCGCGCCACCGCCTGATCGGTGCCGCCGTGCTCGTGCTGGTGGGCGTGGTGGGCTTCCCGCTGCTGTTCGATACGCAGCCTCGCCCGATTCCCGTCGACATCCCCATCGAGATCCCTGACCGCAACAAGGCGGCCCCCCTGGTGGTGCCCGTTGCCAAGGCACCGGCGCAGGCCCCCGAGCCAGCCGCGGCGCCCGGCGTGGCCGGAGGGCTGGCCGATGGCGAGGAGGTCGTGGCTTCGGCGCGCCCCCAGGCCAAACCTGCGCCAGCGCCAGCGGCCGCCCCGGCCCCTGCCGCCAGGCCCGAGCCGCGCCCGGAGCCCAAGCCTGTGGCCGCCGCCCCCAAGCCGGAGCCCAAACCCGAGCCGAAGCCGGAACCCAAACCCAAGCCGGAACCGAAGCCGGAGCCCAAGCCTGCTCCGGCCCGCACCGACGACGCCGCCCGTGCGCGTGCCCTGCTGGAGGGCCGCGCCGCCGACGCATCGGCTCAGGCCGACGAGGCCCGCTACATCGTGCAGGTAGGGGCATTCGCCGAGGCCGAGAAGGCCCGCGAAGTCCGTGGCAAGCTGGAGCGTGCGGGGCTCAAGACCTA contains:
- the folC gene encoding bifunctional tetrahydrofolate synthase/dihydrofolate synthase — its product is MHTQFDTLDGWLAHCERLHPKNIDMGLDRVRAVARRMGLRFDCPVITVAGTNGKGSTCAMLEAVALQAGYRTGVYTSPHLVHFEERCRIHGEIVNASDLIAHFEAVERARVQNGDEVSLTYFEFTTLAILRLMSLARLDVAILEVGLGGRLDATNVIDADCAVITSIDIDHTEFLGPDRESIGREKAGIMRTGKPVIVGDPMAPQSVIDHALEIGADLWRFGHDFNFSGDKQQWGWAGRGRRYAGLAYPALRGANQLVNASGALAALEALRPRLPITAQAVRTGMAMVELPGRFQIVPGQPTLVLDVAHNPHSVAALTANLDAMGFFPTTHAVFGAMADKDLAPMLAKIGPLIDRWYFTDLPTPRAESGAGLQQKWNALQIVAGGRREVATSVHADPEQALQAAVSAADPADRIVVFGSFYTVGGVLKHGTPRLHAKHLGA
- a CDS encoding ArsC family reductase, with amino-acid sequence MSTPTTTVYGIPNCDTVKKARAWLADQGVAYQFHDFKKQGVPAERLPGWIAAVGWEKLVNRQGTTWRKLDAATQAAVHDAASAAALMQAQPSVIKRPVVEWASGATTVGFDASRWSELGGPI
- a CDS encoding glycine zipper 2TM domain-containing protein; this translates as MKRIVLLTVLAGVAGAAFAQEQGRVLSSTPILQQVAIPRQVCGNETVYSGSPNSGAGAVMGAIAGGAAGNAVGKGGGRAAATAIGLIGGAILGNQIEGSGPPQYQNVQRCTTETYYENRAVGYNVTYEYAGRQYTTQTATDPGQWIPLSVQPLTGAYGGGQVYSSSQAGYDAYPAQPGVVTTYPVQPPAAYISSPPPVTIEYNTRPYYHRPYYWR
- a CDS encoding SPOR domain-containing protein, whose translation is MAFFKFPWPGQKEQSDKPAKRSRTPQAESIEVMRRRARHRLIGAAVLVLVGVVGFPLLFDTQPRPIPVDIPIEIPDRNKAAPLVVPVAKAPAQAPEPAAAPGVAGGLADGEEVVASARPQAKPAPAPAAAPAPAARPEPRPEPKPVAAAPKPEPKPEPKPEPKPKPEPKPEPKPAPARTDDAARARALLEGRAADASAQADEARYIVQVGAFAEAEKAREVRGKLERAGLKTYAQVVDTKDGKRTRVRVGPFTNRAEADKAAARIKGLELPASVLTL